One Nostoc sp. UHCC 0302 DNA window includes the following coding sequences:
- the egtB gene encoding ergothioneine biosynthesis protein EgtB: protein MISKLSKYSVKEAIFQAFDECRFKTLALFEGIDEATFCSQPHPDFSPVGWHLGHIAYTESLWLLERSASKPCLFPEYRRLFAADGLPKSERVLLPNLEEIRYYLDTVREKVFEYFKVADIDQQQRLWRFLIQHESQHCEIISFVLELVKSQETRLIASVQKSGADTRLIASVQESKVTSYSPSLLSPPAPQPLCSLPLSHSPTPSTEMILIPAGEFEQGSDSSDALDNERPVHRVYLDSYWIDRYPVTCRQYRAFMEAGGYQNPRWWSQIGWQWLQTEQVQQPLYWYNDDAYGGKLRLWDNHPVCGVSWYEAEAYCQFVGKRLPTEAEWEKAASWDANANRRRTYPWGDEEPTAQSENCNCDRLIGKTTPVDTYPAGQSAYGLYDTLGNVWEWTASWFAGYDGFQSYPYIGYSQVYFDQQHRVLKGGSWATRSWVLRSSFRNWYHPGVRQIFAGFRCAASTGMSAE, encoded by the coding sequence GTGATATCAAAGTTGAGCAAATATAGTGTAAAAGAGGCTATTTTTCAAGCCTTTGATGAATGTCGTTTTAAAACCCTCGCACTGTTTGAAGGTATAGATGAAGCCACATTCTGTAGTCAGCCTCATCCTGACTTTAGCCCTGTTGGTTGGCATTTAGGGCATATTGCTTATACAGAGTCTTTATGGTTGCTAGAGCGGAGCGCCAGTAAACCTTGTCTGTTCCCAGAATATCGGAGGCTGTTTGCCGCTGATGGTTTACCCAAATCAGAACGTGTTTTATTACCAAATTTAGAGGAAATTCGTTATTACCTAGACACAGTTAGAGAAAAAGTCTTTGAATATTTTAAAGTAGCTGATATTGACCAGCAACAACGTCTCTGGCGCTTTTTGATTCAGCATGAAAGCCAACACTGTGAAATTATTAGTTTTGTATTGGAATTAGTCAAGAGTCAAGAGACGCGATTAATTGCGTCTGTACAGAAGTCAGGAGCAGACACACGATTAATCGCGTCTGTACAAGAGTCAAAAGTTACTAGTTATTCTCCTTCTCTCCTCAGCCCCCCTGCCCCTCAGCCTCTCTGCTCCCTGCCCCTCTCCCACTCTCCCACTCCTTCCACCGAGATGATTCTAATTCCGGCAGGTGAATTTGAGCAGGGGAGTGACTCAAGTGATGCTTTGGATAATGAGCGTCCTGTCCATAGAGTTTATCTGGATAGCTATTGGATTGACCGTTACCCTGTGACTTGTAGACAGTATCGGGCATTCATGGAAGCAGGAGGTTACCAAAATCCTCGCTGGTGGTCACAAATTGGATGGCAATGGCTACAAACCGAGCAGGTGCAACAACCTCTCTACTGGTACAATGACGATGCCTACGGCGGCAAGCTACGCCTATGGGATAATCATCCAGTTTGTGGTGTCAGTTGGTATGAGGCAGAAGCATACTGCCAGTTTGTAGGCAAGCGGCTACCGACAGAAGCTGAGTGGGAAAAAGCAGCTAGTTGGGATGCTAATGCCAATCGTCGCCGCACATATCCTTGGGGTGATGAAGAACCAACAGCCCAATCAGAAAATTGTAATTGCGATCGCCTAATCGGTAAGACAACACCAGTAGATACCTACCCTGCTGGGCAAAGTGCCTATGGTTTATACGACACTCTAGGCAATGTCTGGGAGTGGACAGCTTCTTGGTTCGCTGGGTATGACGGTTTTCAAAGTTACCCTTACATCGGTTACTCACAAGTTTATTTTGACCAACAGCACCGCGTTTTAAAAGGCGGGAGTTGGGCAACTCGTTCTTGGGTACTGCGTTCTAGTTTTCGCAACTGGTATCATCCTGGCGTGCGCCAGATTTTTGCAGGGTTCCGCTGTGCTGCTAGTACAGGGATGAGTGCTGAGTAG
- the egtD gene encoding L-histidine N(alpha)-methyltransferase: MSVSKAVSSQFSSQNSIENRLQIQRLVEATRIVAPSAGSDVVKGLTQTPKSLPPAYFYDDRGSELFEQICELPEYYLTRTETAILKQCAGAIAKITGACELVELGSGSSTKTRILLDAYNQLGYPLRYLPIDVSAGILESSAKQLLADYPSLQVYATAGNYELALAQILPTQLPNRMICFIGSTLGNLKPQECDVFFSQIIEPLQVGEYLLLGVDLQKPKNILEPAYNDSQGVTAAFNLNMLEHLNRRFQGNFDTTQFEHSCFYNETEHQIEMHLRSLRSQIVKLDALNLTVNFAASETILTEISRKFNLDILQQQLTTQGLIPLNVWTDPNQWFGLLLCQLQRA; encoded by the coding sequence ATGTCAGTATCTAAAGCTGTAAGCAGCCAGTTCTCTTCCCAAAACAGTATTGAAAACCGCTTGCAGATACAGCGTTTGGTCGAAGCAACCCGAATAGTTGCGCCTAGTGCAGGAAGTGATGTAGTTAAAGGTTTAACTCAAACGCCAAAATCTCTACCTCCCGCTTACTTTTACGATGACCGTGGTTCTGAGTTGTTTGAGCAAATCTGTGAGTTGCCAGAATATTATCTAACACGTACAGAAACGGCGATTTTAAAGCAGTGTGCTGGAGCAATTGCCAAAATAACTGGCGCTTGTGAATTAGTGGAACTTGGCAGTGGCAGTTCTACCAAAACCCGAATTTTATTAGATGCCTATAATCAGCTAGGTTATCCCCTGCGCTATCTGCCAATTGATGTAAGTGCAGGTATTTTGGAAAGTAGTGCTAAGCAGTTACTAGCAGATTATCCTTCACTGCAAGTTTATGCAACAGCAGGAAACTATGAATTAGCTCTGGCACAAATCCTACCAACGCAACTACCTAATAGGATGATTTGTTTTATTGGTAGCACTTTAGGCAATCTCAAACCCCAAGAGTGTGATGTCTTCTTTTCTCAAATTATAGAACCCTTACAGGTAGGTGAATATTTATTATTGGGGGTAGATTTACAAAAACCAAAAAATATTTTGGAACCAGCTTATAACGACAGCCAAGGGGTAACAGCAGCGTTTAACCTTAATATGCTGGAGCATTTAAATCGGCGCTTTCAGGGAAATTTTGACACGACGCAGTTTGAACACTCTTGCTTTTACAACGAAACTGAGCATCAAATAGAGATGCATTTACGAAGTTTGCGATCGCAAATAGTAAAATTAGACGCGCTCAACCTCACGGTTAATTTTGCAGCAAGTGAGACTATACTCACTGAAATTTCTCGCAAATTCAACCTTGACATCCTTCAGCAACAACTAACCACGCAGGGTTTAATACCTCTGAATGTGTGGACAGATCCAAATCAGTGGTTTGGTTTATTGTTGTGTCAATTACAAAGAGCGTAA